The Dehalobacter sp. 12DCB1 region GGCAGTTTTGAGCACATTTTTGACAGGTGGAACAGAAATCTCTTAGTCCAAAATCAATAGGTCCATCAGGTACCAGAGGTAAATCTGTAACAACAACGGCGGCTTTATGCCGGAAACCTAACCGCGGGTGCAAAACACAATCCCCTGTTCTGCTCATTTCTCCCAACCCGCAGGAAATTAGTGCCGGGAGTAGAGGCATAGCGTAGTTTCCATTATGATTTGATCGGGCATTGTAACCAAGGTTACGAATGTATTTCGCTAATATATCCGCAACAAATCCCGATCTGGAATACGCCATCATACTCATAGTACCGCTAATACCATCATAACCCGTAGTGCCCAGAAGGGTATCTAAGCCCTGATCCACAAGTATCCCAATGCAGTATTGATATTTTTCCGATTGAACGGGTGTTCCTGGTTTTGTTTCTAACTCAATTTTATACTGTGCCCAGTCAGTTCCAGTGGGTACTGGAGCTTGTTCCGAATACATCATCCAGGGGAAAAGTTTCCCTACCCCGACTTCATCTGCCCCAGCATAATAACAAACATCCTTGATATGTTGAGTTAACCTTTCTATATTGGGTAAAGGCAACTTGTCTTGACTGGGTTTACCATTCACTGCTTCTGGTACTCCTAAGAACATGGACATATTCTCAAAGGCATTACCCAATGGGTGTTTGCCAATAAAATTTATGACTTGATGCTCGGCATCGGATCCAAGGAGACCTCTAATTGCCTTATTAAACCCTTGATCTTGTTCTCGAGTTCTTTGCACTGGGGCAACAATTTTAGATGTTCCCAGCCAGCCTTCTTGATAACCAAGTTTTTTAACTGATGCACCGGTCACATGGGCTTTAGTTAAGATTCCTTCGTTATCAATGCCTGCCGCACGCGCTACTCTTCCGGTTGTAATAAAAGTAGCCGTCCCTGCAGCTGCCGTAAAAACTCCTGCTTTTAGAAATGTCCGTCTGCTTGTTCTCATAGTCGATTGTGTTTCCCGGTTTGTATCCATCTTCACACCCTCTACCCATTTTAATTATTGATCTACGGAAGTGATTTTTGGGGGCGATTTAAACCATCCCAATATTCTTGCTAGAAAAATTCCTGTCCCAATGGCTATCAGGAAGAAGAAAAATGCACCTACGGTAGCAGCCTTAGTATGATGCCCTGAAATGTTGACTTGGATAAATGAAACTCCCATTGCAGTCCAGAAAAGCCATACTGCTAATGCCAACCAAACATACCATTTTTGAATCCGGGGCCGAAGCCAGTATACACCGGTTGTAACAATAATGCCTAAAAGAAGAATTAATATCGTGTACAATGTTTTCACCTCCTTCCCTTTCACTTTTTTATTAAATTTTATCAATAGTCACTAATCATAAATAGTTCAAACGATACAAAGTAACAAAGATTACTTACCCTGTATCGTCTATGTGGTATTATTTTTTTAGGTAGCTTATTTTTAATTTTTTACCGTTGGGTTTTATGTATTTCGCTAAAAAAAACAAGTTATAATAACTTGTATTACGATCTTCTTGAGGAGGCAATTATGGCGATTCCATCGGGTTCTTCCAAATATACTCCGTATTTATCCTATGATTGTCCGGAACTTAATTTTTGGGCACACCAATATGGCGAGAAAATATCTTATAATAAAAATCAAATTATTTTGACAGCTGAAACAATTGTTGATAGCGTTTACTATATCGAACAAGGGAGAGTAAGGTATGTCACCATCAGCGCT contains the following coding sequences:
- a CDS encoding reductive dehalogenase → MDTNRETQSTMRTSRRTFLKAGVFTAAAGTATFITTGRVARAAGIDNEGILTKAHVTGASVKKLGYQEGWLGTSKIVAPVQRTREQDQGFNKAIRGLLGSDAEHQVINFIGKHPLGNAFENMSMFLGVPEAVNGKPSQDKLPLPNIERLTQHIKDVCYYAGADEVGVGKLFPWMMYSEQAPVPTGTDWAQYKIELETKPGTPVQSEKYQYCIGILVDQGLDTLLGTTGYDGISGTMSMMAYSRSGFVADILAKYIRNLGYNARSNHNGNYAMPLLPALISCGLGEMSRTGDCVLHPRLGFRHKAAVVVTDLPLVPDGPIDFGLRDFCSTCQKCAQNCPAQAIGTDRDQTAFKGQYMRWAADSDKCTQFRTTNREGSSCGRCMKVCPWNNKETSWIHDVGVFAASNFGFAGNILRDIDDMFGYGTEVVEKNRWWLEWPEYCQDWTKAPWLKG